One window from the genome of Cucumis melo cultivar AY chromosome 10, USDA_Cmelo_AY_1.0, whole genome shotgun sequence encodes:
- the LOC103500258 gene encoding cucumisin-like, producing MTRNIMSSSLIFKLALVLVLGLVSSLLASGFDSENVDRKIYIVYMGNKPQDTASTPSHHMRMLREVTGSNFAPESLLHSYKRSFNGFVVKLTEEEAHRISAKEGVVSVFPSGKKHLHTTRSWDFLGFTKDVPRVNQVESDIVVGVLDSGIWPENPSFSDVGYGPIPAKWKGTCQTSANFTCNKKIIGARAYRSDNVFPTADIPSPRDSNGHGTHTASTVAGGLVSQASLYGLALGTARGGVPSARIAVYKICWSDGCSDADILAAFDDAIADGVDIISLSVGGSEARYYFNDSIAIGAFHSMKHGILTSNSAGNDGPDYFTIRNFSPWSLSVAASTTDRKLVSRVEIGNTNVYQGYTINTFDPLGKQYPLIYAGDAPNIDGGFTGSISRFCSEGSVDANLVSGKILLCDSIVAPSAFVYFSEAVGVVMNDDGVKYPSNSYPLPSSYLQTVDGDAIKTYMASNGVPTATIFKSDAVNDSYAPFVVSFSSRGPNPETLDILKPDLTAPGAEILAAWSPIGPVSSGVIDSRTTMYNIISGTSMSCPHATAAAVYVKTFHPTWSPAAIKSALMTTATPLKPDINVEAEFAYGAGQINPLKAINPGLVYDANESDYVKFLCGQGYTSAMVQSLSNDNTLCNSANIGRVWDLNYPSFALSSTPSQSINQFFTRTLTSVDSNASTYTSTILGAPQGLTITVNPKVLSFSGMGEKNTFTLTIQGSIDPTSIVSASLVWSDSSHDVRSPITIYVVS from the exons ATGACAAGAAAcatcatgtcctcttctctgaTCTTCAAGCTCGCGCTTGTCCTCGTCCTCGGCCTTGTCTCTAGTCTGCTCGCTTCTGGCTTCGATTCTGAAAATGTTGATCGAAAG ATTTATATTGTATACATGGGGAATAAACCACAGGATACAGCTTCTACTCCTTCCCATCATATGAGGATGTTGCGAGAAGTCACTGGGAG cAATTTCGCCCCAGAATCCCTACTCCACAGCTACAAGAGAAGTTTCAATGGATTCGTGGTGAAGCTCACCGAAGAAGAAGCTCATAGGATTTCCG CAAAGGAGGGCGTTGTGTCAGTGTTTCCAAGTGGAAAGAAGCATCTTCATACAACACGATCATGGGATTTCCTTGGTTTTACAAAGGATGTTCCTCGTGTAAATCAAGTTGAAAGTGACATAGTGGTCGGAGTTTTGGACTCAGGAATATGGCCAGAAAATCCAAGCTTCAGTGACGTTGGTTATGGTCCTATACCTGCTAAATGGAAGGGCACTTGCCAAACTTCTGCCAATTTTACCTGCAACAA AAAAATCATTGGAGCTCGAGCATATCGTAGCGACAACGTGTTTCCTACGGCAGACATTCCAAGTCCTAGAGATTCAAACGGCCACGGGACGCACACTGCATCGACCGTAGCTGGCGGTCTAGTGAGCCAAGCAAGTTTGTATGGTCTTGCACTTGGCACAGCCAGAGGAGGGGTTCCCTCAGCTCGTATTGCTGTCTACAAGATATGTTGGTCTGATGGGTGCAGTGACGCTGACATTCTTGCAGCGTTTGATGATGCAATCGCTGACGGTGTTGATATTATTTCTCTTTCGGTTGGGGGAAGCGAAGCACGGTATTACTTCAACGACTCAATCGCCATTGGAGCTTTCCACTCGATGAAGCATGGAATATTGACCTCCAACTCTGCTGGAAATGACGGCCCTGACTACTTCACCATTAGAAATTTCTCTCCATGGTCTCTCTCTGTTGCTGCAAGCACTACAGATAGGAAGTTGGTGTCAAGAGTGGAGATTGGCAATACGAATGTTTATCAG GGATATACAATCAACACATTTGATCCTTTGGGAAAACAATATCCTCTAATCTATGCTGGAGATGCTCCCAATATCGATGGAGGTTTTACTGGTTCCATCTCCAG ATTCTGCTCTGAAGGCTCAGTTGATGCCAATCttgttagtggaaaaatccttCTTTGTGACTCCATAGTGGCCCCTTCGGCGTTCGTTTATTTTAGTGAAGCAGTCGGCGTAGTAATGAATGATGATGGCGTGAAGTATCCTTCAAATTCCTATCCCTTGCCTTCTTCCTACCTCCAGACGGTGGATGGTGACGCCATTAAAACCTACATGGCTTCAAACGG AGTTCCGACCGCAACAATTTTTAAGAGTGATGCAGTGAATGATAGTTATGCTCCTTTCGTAGTTTCGTTTTCCTCTAGGGGACCTAATCCCGAAACGTTGGACATTCTCAAG CCGGATTTGACGGCTCCAGGAGCTGAAATTCTGGCGGCATGGTCTCCTATTGGACCGGTCTCAAGCGGAGTAATAGATTCGAGGACAACAATGTATAATATAATCTCAGGAACATCAATGTCTTGCCCACATGCCACTGCAGCTGCTGTGTACGTTAAAACATTCCATCCCACTTGGTCTCCCGCCGCGATCAAGTCAGCTCTCATGACTACAG CTACACCATTGAAACCTGATATCAATGTAGAAGCAGAATTCGCATATGGTGCAGGCCAAATCAACCCATTAAAGGCAATAAATCCAGGGTTGGTCTATGATGCCAATGAATCTGACTACGTGAAATTCTTGTGTGGCCAAGGTTACACCTCCGCCATGGTCCAAAGTCTCTCCAATGACAATACTCTTTGTAATTCAGCCAACATTGGTAGAGTATGGGATTTAAACTATCCTTCTTTTGCACTTTCTTCCACCCCTTCACAATCCATCAACCAATTCTTCACAAGAACTCTAACAAGTGTTGATTCAAATGCATCAACATATACATCTACGATTCTTGGCGCACCACAAGGCCTCACAATCACAGTGAACCCTAAGGTTTTGTCATTCAGTGGCATGGGAGAAAAGAACACATTTACGTTAACAATTCAAGGAAGTATTGATCCTACAAGTATAGTATCTGCTTCGTTGGTGTGGAGTGACAGTTCTCACGATGTGAGAAGCCCTATTACAATATATGTTGTCTCTTAA